The genomic segment CGGCCGGCACGATCACCACCGGTCGAGCTGAGCCGAACCCGTAGCTACACACCAATCAACCCCACCTACTCGGACATGCCAGGACCCCGCTAATCCTCTGCGGAGATGCGTCTTGCCCTGACCGCGGCCGCCCTCGCGTTGCTCGACGAGTCGCAGAACCTCGCCACAGTCACAACAAGGACGGTGTCGGCCAGGGCAGGGCTCTCTGCGTCCGCGTTCTTCCGCTACCACGCGACCCGAGCCGACCTCGTCGAGTTCATGGCCCACGTCGTCGACGACCAACTCGGCACGGTTATGAGTGCCGCCGCCGCGATGACAGAAGACCCGTACCAACGACTGCGAGCGGTGACGGTCGCCCACATCCGATACGCACTCGACCACCCGGCCCGCTATGGGCTCCTCACCGGATCGCACTCGCCTGGCAGAACCCCACACTGCGATCGAGGACTGGTCTCCGCTCGCCGGTCATACACGTGCCTGGTCGAAGCCGTCGGCTCGTGTTTGCGGAGCGGCGTACTCGATCAGAGCTCGGATGTCGACACCGAGTCGTTGGCCCTATTGGCGAGGGTCTACGGAGCCATCACTGTCGTCCTACGCCAACAGGAGCCCCGGGGCGAGGCAGCCGTCGAGTGGTGCTCATTCATCGCCCTGTCGTGGATCGGCGCCCTGGCTGGCCCGTCCGCAGACAGTCCCTGCCGTGACGAGGGCTTCGGCCAGCGCGGAACCCTTTCGTCGAACGATCGATGCCAGCCTGATGCACGACCCAGCCTGCGTTGAGCTCGCCAGACCGGTCGGGGCTCACCCTCGCACGCATGGCCATGGGCGAGCTCGGACCGAGCGGCGGACGCTACGTCCACATCGACCACGACATCGACCCGTCACCCACCGCCTTCGACGAAGCGCGCGAGGAACGGCTCTGGTCGGTCGCCAAGACCCTCACGGCTTGACCGAACTGCTCAGGCCTGGGCCGAGGCGTGCAGGACGTGCTCGTCGACGAAGTGCGTGATGACGGCGCCGTACTGGTCGGGGTGGGTGAACCGGAACATGTGACCGGTTCGCGGCAGGATGACCTCGCGGGCGTCGGGGATGCCGGCGAGCATCTCCTTGGCGGCGTTCTCCCCGACGAGCTTGTCGTCCTCGGGGGTGAGCAGCAGGGTCGGCACGTTGACCCGGTCGAGGCGGTCGCGGACGTCGAAGCGGGTGACCGAGGTGACCCGGGCGGTGTAGGTGGCGCGGGGGGTGTTCTCGACGAAGAGCTGCCGGTAGTCGTCCTGGGTGTGCGGGATCGGAGCCGTGGCGTCGAACTTCGAGGCGAGCTGGTAGGCGTGGAACCGCAGGGTGCCCTGGCGGTAGGGCGGGCCGCCGGCGAAGCGCGACGCCGCGGCTGCCATCCCCTTCCACGCGGGCAGCGGGTTCGCCGCGAACCCACCGGAGAGCACGAGCCCGGACAGCCCACGTGGTTGACGGACGGCGAGGGTGAGCGAGATGACGGCACCGTAGGAGTCCCCCACGAGGACGCAGTCATCGAGATCGGCGATCTGGTCGGCGAGGAAGTCGGCGTTCGCCTCGACGCTGTCTAGGCGTTCCGGCAGGCGCATCGTGCGGACGTCTCGGCCCGCGAGTGGGGCGAGCTGTCGGGTATCCCACGGAGCCCCGGAGAAGCACGGGACGGTGACGATGGTGGTCATGGTTTCTCCTTGTATATGATACGACATGTATGTCGTGTCATAAGAATAGCCGGCCCACTCCGAGCTGTCAATCGATGCCTCGGGATTGCCCATGCTGAACGACGGGATCTATATTGATGTCGTGTCATTGAGACGAGACTGGAGCAACGGATGAGTCGCGCCGAGGAGCTCCGCTACTTGGTGCTGGCGGCCCAGCGGGAGGGGAACCGTCAGCTTGCCGCCGGTCTTCGGCCGCTCGGGCTCTCCCCTGCCCAGGCCGAGGTGCTGCGTGTCCTCGGCGAACACAAGGTGCTCACTCTCAGCGGGCTCGGTGCCCTGCTCGTCTGCGAGAGCGGCACCAACCCGAGCCGGCTCGTGGACCGCCTGGTCACGCAGGGGCTGGTCGAGCGGACCCGCAGCGAGACCGACGGCCGAGAGGTGCTGCTCCAGCTGACCCCGGACGGCAGGCGAACTGCCGGGGCCGTGGCTAAGGTCGAATCGCGTCTTTGCTCAGAGATCGATCGTCGGTCGGCGGGACATGACCTCGATGCGATCCTGGCCTTCCTTCGTGAGTTCGTGGACGGTCTGCCCGCAGGCGAGGCAGTCGCCCGCCGCTTCCCCCGATAGCCGGACCGAACCGCCACAGCGCCCGACAACTCGGTACCTCCGCGAAACACGGCCGTGCGAAACGCGGCACGACAGTGACGCGGGCTTCAGACCCGAGGGGCATCCGATGACCGGGCGACTGAGCCACCGGGGGCGAATCACGGGAGGATCGGAAGTCGACCGCGCCGATCGGTTGCGTGGGCGGGCGAACGAGGCCTGCCTAGGGCGGCTGCGCTGGCGTCGCAGGCGAACGTGCCGGGGCGGGTCTCCTCCTTCGAGTACGACGCCGAGGCCCGCGGCCACGCCGATCGGATCCAGGTAGCTCGTCTCATGAGCCCGTAACCTGACCCGCTTCGGGCCAGCAGTGGAGCGGAGGCAAGCCCTCCCCAGGGAGACCAGGCTCTTCCGGAGTCACACGCGTCGGCGGCCACGAGTCAAGGCGGCGACGACCGGGTCTGCTGAAGGTTCGGTTGACTGCCGTCGAGACTGATCATGCTGGCCCCGTGTAGACGGGACCGAGCCCGCGGCCATGCCGCTGCGGGCCGTCGATGACCTCTGGGTTGACGCCCCAGTGGTCAGAACGCAGAAACGGTGAGACCGACCGAGATTCCCTCCACCAGCGTCCACGACTGTCCCGCAATGTCGGGAATCCGCCCCACTTTGATCTTGTGAGGGCGCAGCAGAACAGGCTCCTGCTGACATTTCTGCTGACAATGATCAAGAGGCGAGACCACCAAGATCGGTGATCACGCCTCTGACGCGAAGATTCGCGGTGCGCTGTACAAATTGCATAAGAAACACGTCGAGCGCCGTGAATCTTCGCGCACCACGGTGCGCCGGAGGCGCCGCGTTGCTGACCTACAACGATACCCGTAGCGGGGCAGGATTTGAACCTGCGACCTCTGGGTTATGAGCGACGGTGTCTGGATGTCTGCGGACACTCACCGACGGCAGTGGAACGACGTCTGCGCAGGTCAACGACCCGCACCGTCGCTGAACGTCCAGACGCGTCCGGCATCGTCCACGCCGCGGTGTTGACCGGCGGTGGACCAGCCCCGGTGACGCGTCCGGCGCCGTGGGTCACAACCGGTGGATCGCGGCTGCGATGTCGGACACCTCCTGCACGAGCCGAAGCGCGCCGGGGATGCGCCGGAAGCCGTGGTGCTCGTAGAAGCCCGCTGCGCGCTCATGCACGGCATCCACGACGACGAACCGCGCAGCCACCGTCTGCGTCGCCACCACGATCCGCCCCAGCGCATCGGCGAGAAGAGCCCCGCCGACACCGGTTCCCTGCTGACCGCGGTCCAGCACGAGTCGAGCCAGCAATACGGCCGGGATCTCGGTGGGACTTCCTCGGCCGATGCCGGTGGGAAGTGCGTCGCGAACCAGGCGGTGTCCGGTCAGGCTGTAGTAGCCGACCACCAGGTCCGCGCGCTCGTCGGCGACCCACACGAACGTGCGGGCCACCCGGCGCGCCTCCGCGCCGGCCGCGTGCTCGCGCAGCCACCCGTCCAGCTCGGGTTCCCCACAGTCCAACGCGCTGAGGTCGTGCCGATCCGGGTCGAGCGCCTCTGAGCGGTACCCCACCGATCAGCCGGCGACCAGATCACGTGCCCTGCCGGCCGCGCGGGACAGCGCCGGGTTGGGTTGCGCGGGGGCGTCCAGCGCCGCCAGCAGCTCGTCGTAGAACTCCGCCGGCACCAGGGTCTGGGTGTCGTGCTCGGCGAGCACCTGCTCAGCCCGACCCTCCGCGGCCGAACGCACGAACTCACTCACCGGAACCTGCGCCAGAGCCGCCGCCCGCTCCAGGCGCGCCTTGGTGTCCGGGCGAACCCGAACCTCCAACCGGGCCGTCGCAGCCATCCCACCCTCCCTCGATGTACGGACAACGGCACGTACATTCACGTCGCAGTCAACCAGGAGACCGCCGACCCCGAACACCCTTCGAAGCCACTCCGTACTGGCATCAACGCCATCGCGCGAGGCTCGACCCGGATTCGACGATCCCGTCGGGGCCCTCCCCCGGCTGCATGTTGGGGAGCAGAACAATAACCGGCTACTTGAGACTTCTCGGCAGCCGGAACACGCACCGCCGCAGCCACATCCTTAGGCGATCTTGCGGTGGTAGGTGGCCATGGCGAGGGCGTACCCGACGACGAGGATGCCGAGGCACCAGGCGAGGGCGATCCAGATGTCGGTGCTGACCGGTTGCTGCGTGTACAGGTCGCGGATCGCGTTGACGATGGGCGTCACCGGCTGGTTGTCGGCGAAGGCACGCACCGGGCCGGGCATGGTCGCGGTGAGCACGAAGGCCGAGCTGACGAACGGCAGGAAGATGAGCGGGTAGGAGAACGCGCTCGCGCCGTCCACGGTCTTCGCGGACAGGCCGGCGATGACGGCGAGCCAGGTCAACGCCAGGGTGAACAGGATCAGGATGCCGGCCACCGCGAGCCACGCCAGCACTCCGGCCCTGGAGCGGAAGCCCATGATCAGGGCGACGATCACGACGACCACGAGCGAGATCAGACTGGCGACCAGCGAGGTCAGCACGTGCGCCCACAGCACGGACGACCGTGCGATCGGCATGGACTGCAAGCGCTCGACGATGCCGCTGTTCATGTCCATGAACAGCCGGAAGGCGGTGTAGGCGATGCTCGACGCGATCGTGATGAGCAGGATGCCGGGCAGCAGGTAGTTCACATACGAACGCGACCCTGCGCTGATCGCGCCGCCGAACACGTAGACGAACAGCAGCATGAAGGCGATCGGCATGATCGTGGTCGTGATGATGGTGTCCGGGCTGCGGGCGATGTGGCGCAGTGATCGTCCCGTCAGGACGGCGGTGTCGCCGAAGAAGTGTGTGGTCATCGCTGTTCCTTACTCGTCGGTGCCGAGGCCGGGTCCTTGCCAGCGTCGCTGCCCTTGCCGTTGGCGCCGACGATGGCGAGGAAGACGTCCTCCAGGGTCGGCTGCTTCTCGACGTACTCGACCTTGGCGGGCGGCAGGAGCTGTTTCAGTTCGGCGAGCGTGCCGTTCGCGATGATCCGTCCCTGGTGGAGGATCGCGATCCGGTCGGCGAGCTGTTCGGCCTCGTCCAGGTACTGCGTGGTGAGCAGCACCGTGGTGCCCTGCCCGGCGAGCTGTTTGATGCTGTTCCACACGTCGAGGCGAGCTTGTGGGTCGAGCCCGCTGGTCGGTTCGTCCAGGAAGATCACCGGCGCATTGCCGATCAGGCTCATGGCGATGTCCAGCCGGCGGCGCATGCCTCCGGAGTACGTCGCCACCCTCCGCTGCGCCGCGTCGGTGAGCTGGAAGCGGGCCAGCAGGTCATCCGCGATCCGGCCAGCGCCCTTCAGGTGCCGCAGCCGGGCCATCAGGACCAGGTTCTCCCGCCCGGTGAGGATCTCGTCCACGGCCGCGAACTGCCCGGTGAGGCTGATGGACTCCCGCACGTCGGCCGGGTGCCTGGCGACGTCGAAGCCAGCGACGGTGACCGTCCCCGCGTCGGGCTTGAGCAGCGTGGAAAGGATCTTCACGACCGTGGTCTTGCCCGCGCCGTTGGAGCCGAGCAGGGCGAAGATGCTGCCCCGCGCCACGTCGAAGTCCACGCCGCGCAGCACGCGCAGCTCCTTGTACGACTTCTCCAGGCCCTGCACGTGGAGGGCGGTGACCGACTGTGTACTCATGACGAGAGCCTCAGTTCCCTGCGTCGCCGATGGAGACGCGGACGACGTCGATGTCGCCGGCGCTGGTGTGTGCCTGCACCTCGACGGTGCGCGCGCCCGCGGCCGGCTGGTCGCTGGCGTCGAGCTCGTTGCGCACGGCGCCATACGACGTCTTGAGGTCGAGCAGCGCGGACGTGCCGGCCGGGATGCCGACCTCGATGCGGCCCAGGGACGTCTTCAGCTGCACGGCTCCACTCTCCGCGCTGCCGATCCGAAGGTTGCCGTTCGCCGAGGTCGCGACGACGTCCCCCCGCGCGCGGGCGACGGAGATGTCGCCGTTGGCCGCCTTGACCCGCAGCGGTCCGCCGCTGTCGCCGATCCTCGTGTCGCCGTTGGAGTTCTTCACCTCGGCGCGGCCGCCGATCCGGTCGATCTGCACAGCGCCGGAGCCGGTCGTACAGTAGACGTCACCGCCGATGTCCCCAGCGGCGACGGAACCGAAGCCAGACCTCAGGTCGGCGCTCGTCGCGCCGTCCACCCGGATGTCGCCTGCCGACGTCTTGACCCGGCAGCCGCCGAGGTCGCCCTCGACCGCGACCGCGCCGAGGCCGAAGTGCGCGTCGAGATCCGACCCCGCCGCCAGACGCACGGAGACCTGCACGGCCCCGTACTTCTTGGTGAGGCCGTTCTTCGGCCCGGCCACCCGCAGGCGGCCGTCGGCGCAGGCCACCGTGGTGGCCTCCACCGCGCGGCGGTCCTTCTCGTTCGCCGGGTCTGTCGGGGTCACGTCGACGATGGTGGGACCGTCGTCGCCCGCGACGATCCGAAGGTCGCCCCACTCGATGTCGAGGGAGGCAGAGATGGGTCCGGTGGTGGGGAAGCTGGTCATGTCGAGTCCTCCAGTGCGATCGGAACGAGTCGGGTCCAGGGCGGGCCGGCGGCCAGGGCTAGCGCACCCATCCGCGGTAGCGGTCGGCGCCGCGTGCGGAGCCCCGGGTCGCGGACGGTCCGGTGGGACCCGAGGTGAGTGAGTTGCCTGCCGCGCGGACGAGCCAAGCGTTGACCGACAAGCCGTCCCAGCGGGCCGCCTCCTCGACCCGGTCCTTGAGGTCCTGGCCGAGCCGCAGGTTGATCCGAGTCATGGGCGAGTCGTCGTCCCACGCCGGCGCGGTCGGTTCGGCGCCGTCGGCGACCTCCGGAGCGGGCGGCACAACCACCACGAATTCCGGGTCGCGGCCGCGCAGCCGCAGTTCGACCGACCCGGGCGCGAGCTCCCGGGTGATCTCCGCGGTGGCCACCGAGAGCGCATCGAGCAGTGCCAGACGAAAGGCCGACTCCAGCGTCGCGGTCAGGCGTTCCGCCACTGACCTGGCCTCCTCGCCGCCCGCTTCGGCGGCGAGGAGGAGCTGGTCACGCAACTCGGAGATGTGCGGAGCGAGATCCATGGCATCAATCATGGCACCATTAGGGTGCCATGACAATGCCGGTGCTGTGCCACGCGTGGCCTTGGCGCGCCGGCCACGAACCGGACGAGGCACGCAGGGTCATCCCGCCATCGGTGCCAGCACTCGGGCTGGCACTCAATCAGCGAGTTCGTCGGCTCACCGCCGCCGAACAACCACCCGGGCCGGCGCGCGTACGTGCCGTTCCAGAGCGGGTCATCCGGCAGCGGGTGCGCGCAGCGGAGGACCTGAGCGGCACCTGAGTTCATGGTCGCTGGCACACTCCTGGGGAAGGACCGCTCCAGCCGTTCCGGGTGCCAGCGAAGCGCCTTGGCGACCGAGCCGCGGTGCTGTCCCCGTCCTAGGCCCGGCCCCACTACGGCAACAGGTGTTGATCGCGGTTTCGCATCCGGGTAGCCACGGTCACGGCAGGAGTTCGACGTAGCCGTCGCTGCCGTGCACGCGGATCCTCTGCCCGTCCTGGATCAGCTGGGTGGCGTTCTCGACGCCGACGACCGCTGGGAGGCCGTACTCGCGGGCGATCACGGCGCCGTGCGTCATGAGTCCGCCGACCTCGGTGACCAGGCCGTCGATGGTGACGAACAGCGGTGACCAGCTGGGGTCGGTGAACCTGGTGACCAGGATGTCGCCCGGTTCGAGGGCGGCTTGGTCCAGGTCGACGATCACGCGGGCCCGCCCCTCGATGGTCCCTGTCGAGACTGGTAGGCCGATCAGCGCGCCGTCTGGCACATCGTGGCGCCGGTAGGAGCCGGTGACGGCTTCGCCTTCGGAGGTGAGCACCCGCGGGGGGGTGAGCGCGTGGTACGACGCGAACGTCTCCTTGCGCGCGTGGATGAGCTCGTTGTCCAGTTCCTGCGTGCGCACGACGTCCGCGATCTCGGGCAGCGTGAGGAAGAACAGGTCCTCCGCGTCGCGCAACACGCCGGCCCGCGCCAGCCGCTCGGCCTCGCGGAGCAGCGCCTGCTTATAGACGAGGTAGCGACTGACGATGCCGTACTTGGGGTACTCACGGTAGCCGATGAAGGTACGCACCCGGTCGATCATCTGCTGCGTCTCGTCGGCCTTGGCGTCACCGTCGGGCAACGCCCGCAGGCGGTCGAGCACCTCGCGCCGCTTCGCCTCGGCCTCGGCGCGCCCGCGCTCGAAGCGCCGCGTCGCCTCCCCCGGCTGGAAGTTGTCGATGTTGGCCAGGATCACCGGAACCAGCGTGGACGGCCGCTCGCTCCAGCGCGGCCGGGTGATGTCGATCTCGCCCACGCAGCGCATGCCGTACTCGTCGAGGTAGGCCCGCAGGGCGGCCTGTGCCCTCTGGCCGCCCTCGACGGCGGGCAGTTGGTCGAGGTCGCTGTCACCCTCGACGCGGCGCAGTACCGCGACCACCTGGGGGTACGGGCGGATCACGTCGGCGACGTCCAGCAGGGCCAGGCCCATCTCGGAGGTGATGTTGTTCGGGACAGACTGGGTGAGGGTGTCGGCCACGTTCTTCTCTGCGAGCCACTCCTCCAGGTGGCTGTTGAGCCAATCGGCGGCCTGCATCGCCAGCATGAACACCTGGTGGCTGCGCGGGTCGAACAGGATCCGCTTCAACTCCGGGATGTCCTCGAGAATGGCCTCGACGAGTGCCGAACCGGTCTTGCCCGCGATCCCGCGGCGAAGGGCCGCGACCGACGCCCGGTTGGCCGCGATCAGCTCGTCAACGATCCCCGCATTCGTCTCGATCGGGTCAGCGGGTGCGAGGAACCGCGGCACCGCACCGTCGTCGGGGGCGAGCGGGACGAGGCCGCGCTCGACGACGGTGCGCAGCGCGTCCCCGGTCAGCGGGTCAGACCTGGTGAAGCCGGCGACGAAGGCGTCGCGGTTGGTGGGCGAGGCGAGGTGGCGGCTGGCGTCGACGAACAAGCGGCCCCCGGCCGAGTGCATCGGCACGGCCGCGGTCAGCTGCCACACCGAGATCCCCAGCGGCTTCATCGGGTCGGTCATCATCTGCTGGTGGCCGACGGACACATACACGTGGGGCGCGTCGTCGGCCGCGACGGGGAGGGGGAACAGCGTCGTGATGGGCCGGCTCTGCACGATGTGCAAGCCGTCGTCGGCCAGGCACCACTCGATGTCCTGCGGCCACCCGAAGTGCGCCTCGATCACGCGACCCAGCCGCGCCAGTTCGAGCACCTGAGCGTCGGTCAGCGCTGGGTCGGCCTGCCGCGCCGGGTCGACGACGCGCTCGCGGGTGCCTCCCTGCGGCAGCGGTTCGACCGCGAGCTGCTTAGTCGCGACGACCTTCGTGACGATCTGACCGTCGCGCACCTTGAACACGTCGGGGTTCACGCGCCCGGACACCAGCGCCTCGCCCAGGCCGAAGCTCGCGTCCACGGACAGGGTCCTGCGGTTGCCGTTGACCGGGTCGGCCGTGAACAGGACACCGGACACCTGGGGGACGACCATCTGCTGCACGACCACGGCCATGCGGACCTGCCGGTGGTCGATGCCGTTGCGCTGGCGGTAGGCGACGGCGCGCTCCGTGAACAGCGACGCCCAGCACCGCGCGACGTGCTCGAGGATCGCCGCCGGCCCCATGATGTTCAGGTAGGTGTCCTGCTGGCCGGCGAAGGAGGCCGTGGGCAGGTCCTCCGCCGTCGCGCTCGACCTCACCGCGTAGGCGGCGTGTTCATCGAGCCGCGCGACC from the Actinomycetes bacterium genome contains:
- a CDS encoding winged helix DNA-binding protein, with protein sequence MSRAEELRYLVLAAQREGNRQLAAGLRPLGLSPAQAEVLRVLGEHKVLTLSGLGALLVCESGTNPSRLVDRLVTQGLVERTRSETDGREVLLQLTPDGRRTAGAVAKVESRLCSEIDRRSAGHDLDAILAFLREFVDGLPAGEAVARRFPR
- a CDS encoding ABC transporter permease, with translation MTTHFFGDTAVLTGRSLRHIARSPDTIITTTIMPIAFMLLFVYVFGGAISAGSRSYVNYLLPGILLITIASSIAYTAFRLFMDMNSGIVERLQSMPIARSSVLWAHVLTSLVASLISLVVVVIVALIMGFRSRAGVLAWLAVAGILILFTLALTWLAVIAGLSAKTVDGASAFSYPLIFLPFVSSAFVLTATMPGPVRAFADNQPVTPIVNAIRDLYTQQPVSTDIWIALAWCLGILVVGYALAMATYHRKIA
- a CDS encoding ATP-binding cassette domain-containing protein, whose product is MSTQSVTALHVQGLEKSYKELRVLRGVDFDVARGSIFALLGSNGAGKTTVVKILSTLLKPDAGTVTVAGFDVARHPADVRESISLTGQFAAVDEILTGRENLVLMARLRHLKGAGRIADDLLARFQLTDAAQRRVATYSGGMRRRLDIAMSLIGNAPVIFLDEPTSGLDPQARLDVWNSIKQLAGQGTTVLLTTQYLDEAEQLADRIAILHQGRIIANGTLAELKQLLPPAKVEYVEKQPTLEDVFLAIVGANGKGSDAGKDPASAPTSKEQR
- a CDS encoding DUF1778 domain-containing protein gives rise to the protein MAATARLEVRVRPDTKARLERAAALAQVPVSEFVRSAAEGRAEQVLAEHDTQTLVPAEFYDELLAALDAPAQPNPALSRAAGRARDLVAG
- a CDS encoding alpha/beta hydrolase; the encoded protein is MTTIVTVPCFSGAPWDTRQLAPLAGRDVRTMRLPERLDSVEANADFLADQIADLDDCVLVGDSYGAVISLTLAVRQPRGLSGLVLSGGFAANPLPAWKGMAAAASRFAGGPPYRQGTLRFHAYQLASKFDATAPIPHTQDDYRQLFVENTPRATYTARVTSVTRFDVRDRLDRVNVPTLLLTPEDDKLVGENAAKEMLAGIPDAREVILPRTGHMFRFTHPDQYGAVITHFVDEHVLHASAQA
- a CDS encoding DUF4097 family beta strand repeat-containing protein, whose amino-acid sequence is MTSFPTTGPISASLDIEWGDLRIVAGDDGPTIVDVTPTDPANEKDRRAVEATTVACADGRLRVAGPKNGLTKKYGAVQVSVRLAAGSDLDAHFGLGAVAVEGDLGGCRVKTSAGDIRVDGATSADLRSGFGSVAAGDIGGDVYCTTGSGAVQIDRIGGRAEVKNSNGDTRIGDSGGPLRVKAANGDISVARARGDVVATSANGNLRIGSAESGAVQLKTSLGRIEVGIPAGTSALLDLKTSYGAVRNELDASDQPAAGARTVEVQAHTSAGDIDVVRVSIGDAGN
- the rph gene encoding rifamycin-inactivating phosphotransferase: MGNDVLRLEDVDRTQVARVGGKGAGLGELTRIDGIRVPRGFCVTTDAFRRVMAGDREIEEALDRLAHVDPGDREGVGVCAAQLRQAVEGFALPDDLADEITGAVARLDEHAAYAVRSSATAEDLPTASFAGQQDTYLNIMGPAAILEHVARCWASLFTERAVAYRQRNGIDHRQVRMAVVVQQMVVPQVSGVLFTADPVNGNRRTLSVDASFGLGEALVSGRVNPDVFKVRDGQIVTKVVATKQLAVEPLPQGGTRERVVDPARQADPALTDAQVLELARLGRVIEAHFGWPQDIEWCLADDGLHIVQSRPITTLFPLPVAADDAPHVYVSVGHQQMMTDPMKPLGISVWQLTAAVPMHSAGGRLFVDASRHLASPTNRDAFVAGFTRSDPLTGDALRTVVERGLVPLAPDDGAVPRFLAPADPIETNAGIVDELIAANRASVAALRRGIAGKTGSALVEAILEDIPELKRILFDPRSHQVFMLAMQAADWLNSHLEEWLAEKNVADTLTQSVPNNITSEMGLALLDVADVIRPYPQVVAVLRRVEGDSDLDQLPAVEGGQRAQAALRAYLDEYGMRCVGEIDITRPRWSERPSTLVPVILANIDNFQPGEATRRFERGRAEAEAKRREVLDRLRALPDGDAKADETQQMIDRVRTFIGYREYPKYGIVSRYLVYKQALLREAERLARAGVLRDAEDLFFLTLPEIADVVRTQELDNELIHARKETFASYHALTPPRVLTSEGEAVTGSYRRHDVPDGALIGLPVSTGTIEGRARVIVDLDQAALEPGDILVTRFTDPSWSPLFVTIDGLVTEVGGLMTHGAVIAREYGLPAVVGVENATQLIQDGQRIRVHGSDGYVELLP
- a CDS encoding GNAT family N-acetyltransferase — translated: MGYRSEALDPDRHDLSALDCGEPELDGWLREHAAGAEARRVARTFVWVADERADLVVGYYSLTGHRLVRDALPTGIGRGSPTEIPAVLLARLVLDRGQQGTGVGGALLADALGRIVVATQTVAARFVVVDAVHERAAGFYEHHGFRRIPGALRLVQEVSDIAAAIHRL
- a CDS encoding TetR-like C-terminal domain-containing protein, coding for MRLALTAAALALLDESQNLATVTTRTVSARAGLSASAFFRYHATRADLVEFMAHVVDDQLGTVMSAAAAMTEDPYQRLRAVTVAHIRYALDHPARYGLLTGSHSPGRTPHCDRGLVSARRSYTCLVEAVGSCLRSGVLDQSSDVDTESLALLARVYGAITVVLRQQEPRGEAAVEWCSFIALSWIGALAGPSADSPCRDEGFGQRGTLSSNDRCQPDARPSLR